A single genomic interval of Myxocyprinus asiaticus isolate MX2 ecotype Aquarium Trade chromosome 19, UBuf_Myxa_2, whole genome shotgun sequence harbors:
- the hif1ab gene encoding hypoxia inducible factor 1 subunit alpha b — protein sequence MDTGVVTEKKRVSSERRKEKSRDAARSRRGKESEVFYELAHQLPLPHNVSSHLDKASIMRLTISYLRMRNLLSSDEEEKENEVESQLNSFYLKALEGFLMVLSEDGDMVYLSENVSKSMGLTQFDLTGHSIFEFSHPCDHEELREMLVHRMGSKKNKEMQNTERSFFLRMKCTLTSRGRTVNIKSATWKVLHCTGHVRVQERSEESGDCGFKEPPQAYLVLICEPIPHPSNIEVPLDSKTFLSRHTLDMKFSYCDERITELMGYEPDDLLNKSVYEYYHALDSDHLTKTHNNLFAKGQATTGQYRMLAKKGGYVWVETQATVIYNPKNSQPQCIVCVNYVLSGIVNGDIVLSLQQTVTEPQVMEKESQEMEEASEVDVLKLFRPEGLKHSMGSSSELYDMLKDKSEDLDRLAPAIGDTIISLDFNNSDSDVQLLKEVPLYNDVMLPSSSEKLPMTLSCLTTSESIPPLTKLETAEDFPFSSDSQRVPDSNTPSTPGLGSSGPNCPMDYCFQVDSDISSEFKLDLVEKLFAIDTEAKTPFTTQDMEDLDLEMLAPYIPMDDDFQLRIPSPLDPLPSGPHSVLAMSSLFQHLPTPASPDSASNSAVKQEPSSRSPSPLHLLQEVCSAPVSPFSGSREASPARSPTPQAGKQLNNRMPMGDRELSPKILAIQNAQRKRKLEEVTSLSEAVGLGALLQRVDSAIESGKRAKVLELKGSSVLGGNKTILILPSDVASRLLSSSLESSDGLPRLTRYDCEVNAPVQDRHHLLQGEELLRALDQVN from the exons ATGGATACTGGAGTTGTCACTGAAAAGAAAAG GGTGAGCTCGGAGCGCAGGAAGGAGAAGTCCAGGGATGCGGCGCGAAGTCGCAGGGGAAAGGAGTCTGAGGTGTTCTACGAGCTAGCACACCAGCTCCCCCTGCCACACAATGTCAGCTCCCACCTGGACAAAGCCTCGATCATGAGGCTGACCATCAGCTACCTGCGCATGAGGAACCTGCTCAGCTCTG ATGAAGAAGAGAAGGAGAATGAGGTGGAGAGTCAGCTTAATAGCTTCTACCTGAAGGCCCTGGAGGGTTTCCTCATGGTCCTCTCTGAGGATGGAGACATGGTTTATCTCTCTGAGAATGTCAGCAAGAGCATGGGCCTCACACAG TTTGATCTGACCGGTCACAGCATCTTTGAATTTTCACACCCGTGTGATCATGAGGAGTTGAGAGAAATGCTAGTCCACAGGATGG GATccaaaaaaaacaaggaaatgCAAAACACAGAGCGAAGCTTCTTCCTGCGTATGAAGTGCACACTCACTAGCAGAGGGCGCACTGTCAATATCAAGTCTGCTACATGGAAG GTGCTCCACTGCACAGGCCATGTCCGTGTGCAAGAGCGCAGTGAGGAATCTGGAGACTGTGGCTTTAAAGAACCCCCTCAGGCCTACCTTGTGCTTATCTGTGAGCCCATTCCTCATCCCTCAAACATCGAGGTTCCTCTGGACAGCAAGACCTTCCTCAGCCGCCACACTCTGGACATGAAGTTCTCGTACTGTGATGAAAG GATCACAGAATTAATGGGATATGAGCCAGATGATCTGCTAAACAAGTCAGTGTATGAATACTATCACGCCCTTGATTCAGACCATCTAACCAAGACACATAACAACT TGTTTGCAAAGGGCCAGGCTACCACAGGCCAGTACCGCATGCTGGCTAAGAAAGGTGGTTATGTGTGGGTGGAAACTCAGGCCACCGTCATCTACAACCCCAAGAATTCCCAGCCACAGTGCATTGTGTGTGTCAACTATGTTCTCAG TGGCATTGTGAATGGGGACATTGTCCTTTCTCTGCAGCAGACCGTGACAGAGCCACAAGTTATGGAGAAAGAGAGCCAGGAGATGGAAGAGGCATCTGAGGTGGATGTGCTCAAACTCTTCAGGCCGGAAGGCCTCAAGCATTCAATGGGGAGCTCTTCAGAACTGTATGATATGTTAAAGGACAAATCTGAGGACCTCGATCGATTGGCACCTGCAATTGGAGACACCATCATCTCTCTTGACTTCAACAACTCAG ATTCTGATGTGCAGCTGCTGAAGGAGGTGCCTCTCTACAATGATGTCATGTTGCCCTCCAGCAGTGAGAAGCTGCCTATGACTCTGTCTTGTCTGACCACCAGCGAGTCCATCCCACCACTGACCAAATTGGAGACAGCAGAGGACTTCCCTTTCAGCTCAGACTCACAGCGGGTTCCCGACTCTAACACACCTTCTACACCTGGACTTGGCTCCTCAGGG CCCAACTGTCCTATGGATTACTGTTTCCAAGTGGACTCAGATATCAGTTCTGAATTTAAACTGGACCTGGTTGAGAAACTGTTTGCTATTGATACAGAGGCAAAGACCCCTTTTACCACACAG GACATGGAGGATCTTGATCTGGAGATGCTAGCTCCATACATCCCAATGGATGATGACTTCCAGCTGCGCATCCCCTCTCCCCTGGATCCACTCCCGTCTGGCCCTCACTCTGTGTTGGCCATGAGCTCCCTGTTCCAGCATTTGCCCACCCCTGCATCTCCAGATTCTGCTTCCAACAGTGCTGTGAAGCAGGAGCCATCGTCACGGTCACCTTCGCCCCTGCACCTGCTGCAGGAGGTGTGCAGTGCTCCGGTCTCACCCTTCAGTGGCAGCAGGGAGGCTTCCCCAGCACGTTCCCCCACCCCACAGGCAGGCAAACAGCTCAACAACAG AATGCCTATGGGGGATCGAGAGCTGTCTCCAAAGATTTTAGCCATTCAGAATGCCCAACGGAAGAGGAAGCTGGAGGAGGTGACATCACTTTCTGAAGCCGTTGGACTG GGTGCTTTGCTTCAGAGAGTGGACAGTGCTATTGAGTCTGGAAAGAGGGCCAAGGTTTTGGAGCTTAAAGGATCAAGTGTGCTTGGGGGAAACAAAACTATTCTCATACTTCCCTCCG ATGTGGCAAGTCGTCTGTTGTCCAGTTCTCTAGAGAGCAGTGATGGGCTGCCTCGGCTAACACGCTACGACTGCGAGGTCAATGCTCCAGTTCAAGACCGCCATCATCTGCTCCAGGGAGAGGAGCTTCTGCGTGCTCTGGACCAAGTCAACTGA